In a genomic window of Erinaceus europaeus chromosome 12, mEriEur2.1, whole genome shotgun sequence:
- the MLLT6 gene encoding protein AF-17 isoform X2, whose product MKEMVGGCCVCSDERGWAENPLVYCDGHACSVAVHQACYGIVQVPTGPWFCRKCESQERAARVRCELCPHKDGALKRTDNGGWAHVVCALYIPEVQFANVLTMEPIVLQYVPHDRFNKTCYICEEQGRESKAASGACMTCNRHGCRQAFHVTCAQMAGLLCEEEVLEVDNVKYCGYCKYHFSKMKTSRHSTGSGGGSGGAGGGGSTGGGGSSFIAGRRSRSASPSTQQEKHPSHHERGQKKSRKDKERLKQKHKKRPESPSSILTPPAVPTADKVSSSASSSSHHDTNSQETSESSRDSKGKKSSSHSLSHKGKKLSSGKVSSLQSSPDFSAFPKLEQPEEDKYSKPTAPTPSAPPSPSAPEPPKADLFEQKVVFSSFGPIMRFSTTTSSSSRAQAPSPGDYKSPHISGSGASAGTHKRMPTLSAAPVPVEETPETGLKEKKHKASKRSRHGPGRPKGSRNKEGAGGLAAPSLPGAQLAGFTATAASPFSGGSLVSSGLGGLASRTFGPAGNLPSLSLESPLLGAGIYTSNKDPISHGGSGMLRAVCSTPLSSSLLGPPGTSALPRLSRSPFTSTLPSSSASISTTQVFSLASSTFSLPSTHIFGTPVGAVNPLLTQAEISHTEPDLEDCSFRCRGTSPQESLSSMSPISTLPALFDQTASAPCGGGQLDPAAPGTTNMEQLLEKQGDGEAGVNIVEMLKALHALQKENQRLQEQILSLTAKKERLQILNVQLSVPFPALPAVMPAANGPVPGPYGLPPQAGSSDSLSTSKSPPGKNSLGLDNSLSTSSEDPHSGCPSRSSSSLSFHSTPPPLPLLQQSPATLPLALPGAPAPLQPQPQNGLGRAPGAAGLGAMPMAEGLLGGLTGSGALPLNGLLGGLNGAAAPNPAGLSQAGGGPALQLPGCLNSLTEQQRHLLQQHEQQLQQLQQLLASPQLTPEHQTVVYQMIQQIQQKRELQRLQMAGGSQLPMASLLAGSSTPLLSTATPGLLPTASAPPLLPAGALVAPSLGNNTSLMAAAAAAAAVAAAGGPPVLTAQTNPFLSLSGTDGSGSGPKGGASDKGASANQEKG is encoded by the exons ATGAAGGAGATGGTAGGAGGCTGCTGCGTATGTTCGGACGAGAGGGGCTGGGCCGAGAACCCGCTGGTCTACTGCGATGGGCACGCGTGCAGCGTGGCTGTCCACCAAG CTTGTTATGGCATCGTCCAGGTGCCAACGGGACCCTGGTTCTGCCGGAAATGTGAATCTCAGGAGAGAGCAGCCAGGGTG AGGTGTGAGCTGTGCCCACACAAAGATGGGGCATTGAAGAGGACTGACAATGGAG GTTGGGCCCACGTGGTGTGTGCCCTCTACATCCCTGAGGTACAGTTCGCCAATGTACTCACCATGGAGCCCATCGTGCTGCAGTACGTGCCTCATGACCGCTTCAACAAG ACATGTTACATCTGTGAGGAGCAGGGTCGGGAGAGCAAGGCTGCCTCAGGAGCCTGCATGACCTGTAACCGCCACGGATGTCGACAAGCTTTCCACGTCACCTG TGCCCAGATGGCAGGCCTGCTGTGTGAGGAAGAGGTGCTGGAGGTCGACAACGTCAAGTACTGTGGCTACTGCAAATACCACTTCAGCAAGATG AAAACGTCCAGGCACAgcactgggagtggtggtggcagtggaggggcaggaggaggtgGCAGCACCGGGGGAGGTGGCAGCAGTTTCATCGCTGGCCGGAGGAGCCGGTCTGCCTCCCCGTCCACCCAGCAAGAAAAGCACCCCTCCCACCATGAGAGGGGCCAGAAGAAG AGTCGAAAGGACAAAGAACGCCTTAAACAGAAGCACAAGAAGCGGCCTGAGTCACCCTCCAGCATCCTCACCCCACCTGCGGTACCCACTGCTGACAAG gtcTCTTCCTCAgcttcctcttcctcccaccATGACACCAACTCTCAGGAGACCTCTGAGAGCAGCAGGGACTCAAAAGGGAAAAAGTCTTCCAGCCATAGCCTGAGTCACAAGGGGAAGAAACTGAGCAGTGGGAAAG TTTCATCCCTGCAGAGCTCGCCTGACTTCTCTGCATTCCCCAAGCTGGAGCAGCCAGAGGAGGACAAGTACTCCAAGCCCACAGCCCCCACTCCTTCCGcccccccctctccctcagcccctGAGCCTCCCAAGGCTGACCTCTTTGAGCAGAAGGTGGTTTTCTCTAGCTTTGGGCCCATCATGCGcttctccaccaccacctccagctCAAGCCGGGCCCAGGCCCCTTCCCCTGGGGACTATAAGTCTCCCCACATCTCGGGGTCTGGGGCCTCAGCAGGCACCCATAAGAGGATGCCCACACTGAGTGCTGCCCCTGTGCCTGTGGAGGAGACCCCTGAGACAGGCCTGAAGGAGAAGAAACACAAAGCCAGCAAGAGGAGCCGACATGGGCCAGGCCGTCCCAAGGGCAGCCGGAATAAGGAGGGTGCTGGGGGCCTGGCTGCTCCCTCCCTGCCCGGTGCCCAGCTGGCTGGCTTTACCGCAACTGCTGCCTCACCCTTCTCTGGAGGGTCCCTGGTCAGTTCTGGCCTGGGTGGTCTGGCCTCCCGCACCTTTGGACCTGCAGGAAACCTGCCCAGTCTGAGCCTGGAGTCCCCTCTGCTGGGGGCAG GCATCTACACCAGTAATAAGGACCCCATCTCCCATGGCGGCAGTGGAATGCTTCGGGCTGTCTGCAGTACCCCGCTTTCCTCCAGCCTACTGGGGCCCCCAGGGACCTCGGCCCTTCCCCGCCTCAGCCGCTCCCCATTCACCAgcaccctcccctcctcctctgcttctatTTCCACCACTCAG GTGTTTTCTCTGGCTAGCTCTACCTTTAGCCTCCCTTCTACCCACATCTTTGGAACCCCTGTGGGTGCCGTTAACCCCCTCCTCACCCAAGCCGAGATCAGCCACACAG AGCCAGATCTGGAGGACTGCAGTTTCCGGTGTCGGGGGACCTCCCCCCAGGAGAGTCTGTCTTCCAT GTCCCCCATCAGCACCCTCCCGGCACTCTTTGACCAGACAGCATCTGCACCCTGTGGGGGTGGCCAGCTGGACCCAGCAGCCCCCGGCACGACTAACATGGAACAGCTGCTGGAGAAGCAGGGTGACGGCGAGGCTGGTGTCAACA TCGTGGAGATGTTGAAGGCACTGCATGCGCtacagaaagagaaccagaggctTCAGGAGCAGATCCTGAGTCTGACGGCCAAGAAGGAGCGGCTGCAGATTCTCAACGTGCAGCTCTCTGTGCCCTTCCCTGCCCTGCCTGCTGTCATGCCTGCTGCCAACGGTCCAGTCCCGGGACCCTACGGTTTGCCTCCCCAAG CTGGCAGCAGCGATTCCTTGAGCACCAGCAAGAGCCCCCCTGGAAAGAACAGTCTGGGCCTGGACAACTCACTGTCCACATCTTCTGAG gacCCACACTCAGGCTGCCCGAGCCGCAGCAGCTCATCGCTGTCCTTCCACAGCACGCCCCCACCGCTGCCCCTGCTCCAGCAGAGCCCTGCTACTCTGCCCTTGGCCCTGCCTGGGGCCCCTGCCCCACTCCAGCCCCAGCCACAGAATGGCTTGGGCCGGGCACCAGGggcagcagggctgggggctATGCCCATGGCTGAGGGGCTGTTGGGGGGACTGACGGGCAGTGGGGCCCTGCCCCTCAATGGGCTCCTGGGGGGGTTGAATGGGGCTGCTGCTCCCAACCCTGCAGGCTTGAGCCAGGCTGGCGGGGGCCCCGCGCTGCAGCTGCCAGGTTGTCTCAACAG CCTGACAGAGCAGCAGAGACACCTCCTGCAGCAGCACGAGCAGCAGCTCCAGCAGCTTCAGCAGCTCCTAGCCTCCCCGCAGCTGACGCCG GAACACCAGACCGTTGTCTACCAGATGATCCAGCAGATCCAGCAGAAGCGGGAGCTGCAGCGCCTGCAGATGGCTGGGGGCTCTCAGCTGCCCATGGCCAGTCTGCTGGCAGGAAGCTCCACCCCGCTGCTGTCTACGGCCACCCCAGGCCTGCTGCCCACAGCCTCTGCCCCACCCCTGCTGCCTGCCGGAGCCCTAGTGGCTCCTTCACTAGGCAACAACACCAGTCTCATGGCCGCGGCAGCTGCGGCCGCAGCAGTGGCCGCAGCAGGTGGACCTCCAGTCCTCACTGCCCAGACAAACCCCTTCCTCAGCCTGTCGGGGACGGACGGCAGTGGCAGTGGCCCCAAAGGAGGG gCCTCTGACAAAGGAGCCTCAGCCAACCAGGAAAAAGGCTAA
- the MLLT6 gene encoding protein AF-17 isoform X1, which translates to MKEMVGGCCVCSDERGWAENPLVYCDGHACSVAVHQACYGIVQVPTGPWFCRKCESQERAARVRCELCPHKDGALKRTDNGGWAHVVCALYIPEVQFANVLTMEPIVLQYVPHDRFNKTCYICEEQGRESKAASGACMTCNRHGCRQAFHVTCAQMAGLLCEEEVLEVDNVKYCGYCKYHFSKMKTSRHSTGSGGGSGGAGGGGSTGGGGSSFIAGRRSRSASPSTQQEKHPSHHERGQKKSRKDKERLKQKHKKRPESPSSILTPPAVPTADKVSSSASSSSHHDTNSQETSESSRDSKGKKSSSHSLSHKGKKLSSGKGVSSFTSASSSSSSSSSSSGGPFQPAVSSLQSSPDFSAFPKLEQPEEDKYSKPTAPTPSAPPSPSAPEPPKADLFEQKVVFSSFGPIMRFSTTTSSSSRAQAPSPGDYKSPHISGSGASAGTHKRMPTLSAAPVPVEETPETGLKEKKHKASKRSRHGPGRPKGSRNKEGAGGLAAPSLPGAQLAGFTATAASPFSGGSLVSSGLGGLASRTFGPAGNLPSLSLESPLLGAGIYTSNKDPISHGGSGMLRAVCSTPLSSSLLGPPGTSALPRLSRSPFTSTLPSSSASISTTQVFSLASSTFSLPSTHIFGTPVGAVNPLLTQAEISHTEPDLEDCSFRCRGTSPQESLSSMSPISTLPALFDQTASAPCGGGQLDPAAPGTTNMEQLLEKQGDGEAGVNIVEMLKALHALQKENQRLQEQILSLTAKKERLQILNVQLSVPFPALPAVMPAANGPVPGPYGLPPQAGSSDSLSTSKSPPGKNSLGLDNSLSTSSEDPHSGCPSRSSSSLSFHSTPPPLPLLQQSPATLPLALPGAPAPLQPQPQNGLGRAPGAAGLGAMPMAEGLLGGLTGSGALPLNGLLGGLNGAAAPNPAGLSQAGGGPALQLPGCLNSLTEQQRHLLQQHEQQLQQLQQLLASPQLTPEHQTVVYQMIQQIQQKRELQRLQMAGGSQLPMASLLAGSSTPLLSTATPGLLPTASAPPLLPAGALVAPSLGNNTSLMAAAAAAAAVAAAGGPPVLTAQTNPFLSLSGTDGSGSGPKGGASDKGASANQEKG; encoded by the exons ATGAAGGAGATGGTAGGAGGCTGCTGCGTATGTTCGGACGAGAGGGGCTGGGCCGAGAACCCGCTGGTCTACTGCGATGGGCACGCGTGCAGCGTGGCTGTCCACCAAG CTTGTTATGGCATCGTCCAGGTGCCAACGGGACCCTGGTTCTGCCGGAAATGTGAATCTCAGGAGAGAGCAGCCAGGGTG AGGTGTGAGCTGTGCCCACACAAAGATGGGGCATTGAAGAGGACTGACAATGGAG GTTGGGCCCACGTGGTGTGTGCCCTCTACATCCCTGAGGTACAGTTCGCCAATGTACTCACCATGGAGCCCATCGTGCTGCAGTACGTGCCTCATGACCGCTTCAACAAG ACATGTTACATCTGTGAGGAGCAGGGTCGGGAGAGCAAGGCTGCCTCAGGAGCCTGCATGACCTGTAACCGCCACGGATGTCGACAAGCTTTCCACGTCACCTG TGCCCAGATGGCAGGCCTGCTGTGTGAGGAAGAGGTGCTGGAGGTCGACAACGTCAAGTACTGTGGCTACTGCAAATACCACTTCAGCAAGATG AAAACGTCCAGGCACAgcactgggagtggtggtggcagtggaggggcaggaggaggtgGCAGCACCGGGGGAGGTGGCAGCAGTTTCATCGCTGGCCGGAGGAGCCGGTCTGCCTCCCCGTCCACCCAGCAAGAAAAGCACCCCTCCCACCATGAGAGGGGCCAGAAGAAG AGTCGAAAGGACAAAGAACGCCTTAAACAGAAGCACAAGAAGCGGCCTGAGTCACCCTCCAGCATCCTCACCCCACCTGCGGTACCCACTGCTGACAAG gtcTCTTCCTCAgcttcctcttcctcccaccATGACACCAACTCTCAGGAGACCTCTGAGAGCAGCAGGGACTCAAAAGGGAAAAAGTCTTCCAGCCATAGCCTGAGTCACAAGGGGAAGAAACTGAGCAGTGGGAAAGGTGTGAGCAGTTtcacctccgcctcctcctcttcttcttcctcctcttcctcctctgggGGGCCCTTCCAGCCTGCAG TTTCATCCCTGCAGAGCTCGCCTGACTTCTCTGCATTCCCCAAGCTGGAGCAGCCAGAGGAGGACAAGTACTCCAAGCCCACAGCCCCCACTCCTTCCGcccccccctctccctcagcccctGAGCCTCCCAAGGCTGACCTCTTTGAGCAGAAGGTGGTTTTCTCTAGCTTTGGGCCCATCATGCGcttctccaccaccacctccagctCAAGCCGGGCCCAGGCCCCTTCCCCTGGGGACTATAAGTCTCCCCACATCTCGGGGTCTGGGGCCTCAGCAGGCACCCATAAGAGGATGCCCACACTGAGTGCTGCCCCTGTGCCTGTGGAGGAGACCCCTGAGACAGGCCTGAAGGAGAAGAAACACAAAGCCAGCAAGAGGAGCCGACATGGGCCAGGCCGTCCCAAGGGCAGCCGGAATAAGGAGGGTGCTGGGGGCCTGGCTGCTCCCTCCCTGCCCGGTGCCCAGCTGGCTGGCTTTACCGCAACTGCTGCCTCACCCTTCTCTGGAGGGTCCCTGGTCAGTTCTGGCCTGGGTGGTCTGGCCTCCCGCACCTTTGGACCTGCAGGAAACCTGCCCAGTCTGAGCCTGGAGTCCCCTCTGCTGGGGGCAG GCATCTACACCAGTAATAAGGACCCCATCTCCCATGGCGGCAGTGGAATGCTTCGGGCTGTCTGCAGTACCCCGCTTTCCTCCAGCCTACTGGGGCCCCCAGGGACCTCGGCCCTTCCCCGCCTCAGCCGCTCCCCATTCACCAgcaccctcccctcctcctctgcttctatTTCCACCACTCAG GTGTTTTCTCTGGCTAGCTCTACCTTTAGCCTCCCTTCTACCCACATCTTTGGAACCCCTGTGGGTGCCGTTAACCCCCTCCTCACCCAAGCCGAGATCAGCCACACAG AGCCAGATCTGGAGGACTGCAGTTTCCGGTGTCGGGGGACCTCCCCCCAGGAGAGTCTGTCTTCCAT GTCCCCCATCAGCACCCTCCCGGCACTCTTTGACCAGACAGCATCTGCACCCTGTGGGGGTGGCCAGCTGGACCCAGCAGCCCCCGGCACGACTAACATGGAACAGCTGCTGGAGAAGCAGGGTGACGGCGAGGCTGGTGTCAACA TCGTGGAGATGTTGAAGGCACTGCATGCGCtacagaaagagaaccagaggctTCAGGAGCAGATCCTGAGTCTGACGGCCAAGAAGGAGCGGCTGCAGATTCTCAACGTGCAGCTCTCTGTGCCCTTCCCTGCCCTGCCTGCTGTCATGCCTGCTGCCAACGGTCCAGTCCCGGGACCCTACGGTTTGCCTCCCCAAG CTGGCAGCAGCGATTCCTTGAGCACCAGCAAGAGCCCCCCTGGAAAGAACAGTCTGGGCCTGGACAACTCACTGTCCACATCTTCTGAG gacCCACACTCAGGCTGCCCGAGCCGCAGCAGCTCATCGCTGTCCTTCCACAGCACGCCCCCACCGCTGCCCCTGCTCCAGCAGAGCCCTGCTACTCTGCCCTTGGCCCTGCCTGGGGCCCCTGCCCCACTCCAGCCCCAGCCACAGAATGGCTTGGGCCGGGCACCAGGggcagcagggctgggggctATGCCCATGGCTGAGGGGCTGTTGGGGGGACTGACGGGCAGTGGGGCCCTGCCCCTCAATGGGCTCCTGGGGGGGTTGAATGGGGCTGCTGCTCCCAACCCTGCAGGCTTGAGCCAGGCTGGCGGGGGCCCCGCGCTGCAGCTGCCAGGTTGTCTCAACAG CCTGACAGAGCAGCAGAGACACCTCCTGCAGCAGCACGAGCAGCAGCTCCAGCAGCTTCAGCAGCTCCTAGCCTCCCCGCAGCTGACGCCG GAACACCAGACCGTTGTCTACCAGATGATCCAGCAGATCCAGCAGAAGCGGGAGCTGCAGCGCCTGCAGATGGCTGGGGGCTCTCAGCTGCCCATGGCCAGTCTGCTGGCAGGAAGCTCCACCCCGCTGCTGTCTACGGCCACCCCAGGCCTGCTGCCCACAGCCTCTGCCCCACCCCTGCTGCCTGCCGGAGCCCTAGTGGCTCCTTCACTAGGCAACAACACCAGTCTCATGGCCGCGGCAGCTGCGGCCGCAGCAGTGGCCGCAGCAGGTGGACCTCCAGTCCTCACTGCCCAGACAAACCCCTTCCTCAGCCTGTCGGGGACGGACGGCAGTGGCAGTGGCCCCAAAGGAGGG gCCTCTGACAAAGGAGCCTCAGCCAACCAGGAAAAAGGCTAA
- the MLLT6 gene encoding protein AF-17 isoform X3 produces the protein MEPIVLQYVPHDRFNKTCYICEEQGRESKAASGACMTCNRHGCRQAFHVTCAQMAGLLCEEEVLEVDNVKYCGYCKYHFSKMKTSRHSTGSGGGSGGAGGGGSTGGGGSSFIAGRRSRSASPSTQQEKHPSHHERGQKKSRKDKERLKQKHKKRPESPSSILTPPAVPTADKVSSSASSSSHHDTNSQETSESSRDSKGKKSSSHSLSHKGKKLSSGKGVSSFTSASSSSSSSSSSSGGPFQPAVSSLQSSPDFSAFPKLEQPEEDKYSKPTAPTPSAPPSPSAPEPPKADLFEQKVVFSSFGPIMRFSTTTSSSSRAQAPSPGDYKSPHISGSGASAGTHKRMPTLSAAPVPVEETPETGLKEKKHKASKRSRHGPGRPKGSRNKEGAGGLAAPSLPGAQLAGFTATAASPFSGGSLVSSGLGGLASRTFGPAGNLPSLSLESPLLGAGIYTSNKDPISHGGSGMLRAVCSTPLSSSLLGPPGTSALPRLSRSPFTSTLPSSSASISTTQVFSLASSTFSLPSTHIFGTPVGAVNPLLTQAEISHTEPDLEDCSFRCRGTSPQESLSSMSPISTLPALFDQTASAPCGGGQLDPAAPGTTNMEQLLEKQGDGEAGVNIVEMLKALHALQKENQRLQEQILSLTAKKERLQILNVQLSVPFPALPAVMPAANGPVPGPYGLPPQAGSSDSLSTSKSPPGKNSLGLDNSLSTSSEDPHSGCPSRSSSSLSFHSTPPPLPLLQQSPATLPLALPGAPAPLQPQPQNGLGRAPGAAGLGAMPMAEGLLGGLTGSGALPLNGLLGGLNGAAAPNPAGLSQAGGGPALQLPGCLNSLTEQQRHLLQQHEQQLQQLQQLLASPQLTPEHQTVVYQMIQQIQQKRELQRLQMAGGSQLPMASLLAGSSTPLLSTATPGLLPTASAPPLLPAGALVAPSLGNNTSLMAAAAAAAAVAAAGGPPVLTAQTNPFLSLSGTDGSGSGPKGGASDKGASANQEKG, from the exons ATGGAGCCCATCGTGCTGCAGTACGTGCCTCATGACCGCTTCAACAAG ACATGTTACATCTGTGAGGAGCAGGGTCGGGAGAGCAAGGCTGCCTCAGGAGCCTGCATGACCTGTAACCGCCACGGATGTCGACAAGCTTTCCACGTCACCTG TGCCCAGATGGCAGGCCTGCTGTGTGAGGAAGAGGTGCTGGAGGTCGACAACGTCAAGTACTGTGGCTACTGCAAATACCACTTCAGCAAGATG AAAACGTCCAGGCACAgcactgggagtggtggtggcagtggaggggcaggaggaggtgGCAGCACCGGGGGAGGTGGCAGCAGTTTCATCGCTGGCCGGAGGAGCCGGTCTGCCTCCCCGTCCACCCAGCAAGAAAAGCACCCCTCCCACCATGAGAGGGGCCAGAAGAAG AGTCGAAAGGACAAAGAACGCCTTAAACAGAAGCACAAGAAGCGGCCTGAGTCACCCTCCAGCATCCTCACCCCACCTGCGGTACCCACTGCTGACAAG gtcTCTTCCTCAgcttcctcttcctcccaccATGACACCAACTCTCAGGAGACCTCTGAGAGCAGCAGGGACTCAAAAGGGAAAAAGTCTTCCAGCCATAGCCTGAGTCACAAGGGGAAGAAACTGAGCAGTGGGAAAGGTGTGAGCAGTTtcacctccgcctcctcctcttcttcttcctcctcttcctcctctgggGGGCCCTTCCAGCCTGCAG TTTCATCCCTGCAGAGCTCGCCTGACTTCTCTGCATTCCCCAAGCTGGAGCAGCCAGAGGAGGACAAGTACTCCAAGCCCACAGCCCCCACTCCTTCCGcccccccctctccctcagcccctGAGCCTCCCAAGGCTGACCTCTTTGAGCAGAAGGTGGTTTTCTCTAGCTTTGGGCCCATCATGCGcttctccaccaccacctccagctCAAGCCGGGCCCAGGCCCCTTCCCCTGGGGACTATAAGTCTCCCCACATCTCGGGGTCTGGGGCCTCAGCAGGCACCCATAAGAGGATGCCCACACTGAGTGCTGCCCCTGTGCCTGTGGAGGAGACCCCTGAGACAGGCCTGAAGGAGAAGAAACACAAAGCCAGCAAGAGGAGCCGACATGGGCCAGGCCGTCCCAAGGGCAGCCGGAATAAGGAGGGTGCTGGGGGCCTGGCTGCTCCCTCCCTGCCCGGTGCCCAGCTGGCTGGCTTTACCGCAACTGCTGCCTCACCCTTCTCTGGAGGGTCCCTGGTCAGTTCTGGCCTGGGTGGTCTGGCCTCCCGCACCTTTGGACCTGCAGGAAACCTGCCCAGTCTGAGCCTGGAGTCCCCTCTGCTGGGGGCAG GCATCTACACCAGTAATAAGGACCCCATCTCCCATGGCGGCAGTGGAATGCTTCGGGCTGTCTGCAGTACCCCGCTTTCCTCCAGCCTACTGGGGCCCCCAGGGACCTCGGCCCTTCCCCGCCTCAGCCGCTCCCCATTCACCAgcaccctcccctcctcctctgcttctatTTCCACCACTCAG GTGTTTTCTCTGGCTAGCTCTACCTTTAGCCTCCCTTCTACCCACATCTTTGGAACCCCTGTGGGTGCCGTTAACCCCCTCCTCACCCAAGCCGAGATCAGCCACACAG AGCCAGATCTGGAGGACTGCAGTTTCCGGTGTCGGGGGACCTCCCCCCAGGAGAGTCTGTCTTCCAT GTCCCCCATCAGCACCCTCCCGGCACTCTTTGACCAGACAGCATCTGCACCCTGTGGGGGTGGCCAGCTGGACCCAGCAGCCCCCGGCACGACTAACATGGAACAGCTGCTGGAGAAGCAGGGTGACGGCGAGGCTGGTGTCAACA TCGTGGAGATGTTGAAGGCACTGCATGCGCtacagaaagagaaccagaggctTCAGGAGCAGATCCTGAGTCTGACGGCCAAGAAGGAGCGGCTGCAGATTCTCAACGTGCAGCTCTCTGTGCCCTTCCCTGCCCTGCCTGCTGTCATGCCTGCTGCCAACGGTCCAGTCCCGGGACCCTACGGTTTGCCTCCCCAAG CTGGCAGCAGCGATTCCTTGAGCACCAGCAAGAGCCCCCCTGGAAAGAACAGTCTGGGCCTGGACAACTCACTGTCCACATCTTCTGAG gacCCACACTCAGGCTGCCCGAGCCGCAGCAGCTCATCGCTGTCCTTCCACAGCACGCCCCCACCGCTGCCCCTGCTCCAGCAGAGCCCTGCTACTCTGCCCTTGGCCCTGCCTGGGGCCCCTGCCCCACTCCAGCCCCAGCCACAGAATGGCTTGGGCCGGGCACCAGGggcagcagggctgggggctATGCCCATGGCTGAGGGGCTGTTGGGGGGACTGACGGGCAGTGGGGCCCTGCCCCTCAATGGGCTCCTGGGGGGGTTGAATGGGGCTGCTGCTCCCAACCCTGCAGGCTTGAGCCAGGCTGGCGGGGGCCCCGCGCTGCAGCTGCCAGGTTGTCTCAACAG CCTGACAGAGCAGCAGAGACACCTCCTGCAGCAGCACGAGCAGCAGCTCCAGCAGCTTCAGCAGCTCCTAGCCTCCCCGCAGCTGACGCCG GAACACCAGACCGTTGTCTACCAGATGATCCAGCAGATCCAGCAGAAGCGGGAGCTGCAGCGCCTGCAGATGGCTGGGGGCTCTCAGCTGCCCATGGCCAGTCTGCTGGCAGGAAGCTCCACCCCGCTGCTGTCTACGGCCACCCCAGGCCTGCTGCCCACAGCCTCTGCCCCACCCCTGCTGCCTGCCGGAGCCCTAGTGGCTCCTTCACTAGGCAACAACACCAGTCTCATGGCCGCGGCAGCTGCGGCCGCAGCAGTGGCCGCAGCAGGTGGACCTCCAGTCCTCACTGCCCAGACAAACCCCTTCCTCAGCCTGTCGGGGACGGACGGCAGTGGCAGTGGCCCCAAAGGAGGG gCCTCTGACAAAGGAGCCTCAGCCAACCAGGAAAAAGGCTAA